A region from the Gammaproteobacteria bacterium genome encodes:
- the ftsB gene encoding cell division protein FtsB, producing MKVLIAILGVLLLVLQFKLWFGSGSFMEVYQLHQAIDAQQQKNALLRERNAALDAEVQDLKHGVEAIDERARAELGMVSKDETFFQIVDE from the coding sequence ATGAAGGTGCTGATTGCCATCTTGGGTGTGCTGCTGCTGGTCTTGCAGTTCAAGCTCTGGTTTGGCTCGGGCAGCTTTATGGAGGTCTACCAGTTGCATCAGGCCATCGATGCGCAGCAACAAAAAAACGCTCTGCTGCGTGAACGTAATGCGGCGCTCGATGCCGAAGTGCAAGATCTCAAACACGGCGTCGAAGCGATTGATGAACGCGCCCGTGCCGAGTTGGGGATGGTGAGCAAAGACGAAACCTTCTTCCAGATCGTCGATGAGTGA
- the eno gene encoding phosphopyruvate hydratase → MSQIADIRGREIIDSRGNPTVEVDVILNSGAMGRAAVPSGASTGSREAIELRDGDAKRYLGKGVLKAVENVNEEIREALLGQNANDQAKIDQIMIDLDGTHNKERLGANAILGVSMAVAKAVAAEAHVPLYRHLGGQGPFQLPVPMMNIINGGAHADNSVDMQEFMILPVGAPSFAEALRYGAEVFHNLKKVLHKKGLNTAVGDEGGFAPDLPSNESAIEIILEAIEKAGYKAGKDIFIGLDCASSEFYKDGKYVLESEGKSLTSEQFVDYLAAWVDKYPIISIEDGMAEGDWDGWAKLSQRLGKKVQLVGDDLFVTNTKILKQGIDKKIANSILIKVNQIGTLTETFAAIEMAKKAGYTAVMSHRSGETEDTTIADLAVATNTGQIKTGSMSRSDRVAKYNQLLRIAEELGDKASYPGRAAFYNLK, encoded by the coding sequence ATGTCCCAGATAGCGGATATTCGTGGGCGCGAAATTATCGATTCGCGCGGTAACCCGACAGTAGAAGTCGATGTCATTTTGAATTCAGGTGCAATGGGACGTGCCGCCGTGCCGTCCGGTGCCTCCACCGGTTCGCGCGAAGCGATCGAGCTGCGCGATGGTGATGCCAAGCGTTATCTTGGCAAAGGTGTGCTGAAGGCCGTTGAAAACGTCAACGAAGAGATTCGTGAAGCACTGCTCGGCCAAAACGCCAACGATCAAGCCAAGATCGACCAGATCATGATTGATCTTGATGGCACGCATAACAAAGAACGTCTCGGCGCCAATGCCATTCTCGGTGTTTCGATGGCCGTCGCCAAGGCCGTGGCTGCTGAAGCGCATGTTCCTTTATATCGCCATCTTGGCGGTCAAGGCCCGTTCCAACTGCCGGTACCGATGATGAACATTATCAACGGTGGTGCGCACGCCGACAACAGTGTTGATATGCAGGAATTCATGATCCTGCCCGTGGGCGCGCCCAGCTTTGCTGAAGCCCTGCGCTACGGTGCTGAAGTGTTCCATAACCTGAAAAAGGTGTTGCACAAGAAAGGTTTGAATACTGCTGTCGGTGATGAGGGTGGTTTTGCGCCGGATTTGCCATCCAACGAATCAGCGATTGAAATCATTCTTGAGGCGATTGAAAAAGCCGGTTACAAGGCTGGTAAAGATATTTTCATTGGTCTTGATTGCGCCAGTTCCGAATTCTACAAAGACGGCAAGTATGTCCTGGAATCCGAAGGCAAGAGCCTGACTTCCGAGCAGTTCGTCGATTATCTCGCCGCCTGGGTTGATAAGTATCCGATTATCAGCATTGAAGATGGCATGGCTGAAGGCGACTGGGACGGCTGGGCAAAGCTGTCGCAGCGCCTGGGCAAGAAAGTGCAATTGGTTGGCGATGATTTGTTCGTCACCAATACCAAGATTCTGAAACAAGGCATCGACAAGAAGATCGCCAACTCGATCCTGATCAAGGTTAATCAGATCGGTACGCTGACTGAAACCTTCGCTGCGATTGAAATGGCGAAGAAAGCCGGTTACACCGCCGTCATGTCGCATCGTTCCGGCGAAACTGAAGATACCACCATCGCCGATTTGGCGGTGGCGACTAATACCGGACAGATCAAGACCGGTTCCATGTCACGCTCGGATCGCGTGGCCAAGTACAACCAATTACTGCGTATTGCCGAGGAACTGGGCGACAAGGCCAGTTACCCCGGTCGCGCAGCGTTCTATAACCTGAAATAA
- the kdsA gene encoding 3-deoxy-8-phosphooctulonate synthase: MKLCSFEVGLQQPLFLIAGTCVIESETLALETAGVLKEITTRLKIPFIYKSSYDKANRTSSKSFRGPGIEEGLRILEKVKQQIGVPVLTDVHEDSPLNEVAAVVDVLQTPAFLCRQTNFIQNVARQGKPVNIKKGQFLAPWDMINVVAKAKEVGNDQIMVCDRGVSFGYNTLVSDMRGLAIMRETGCPVVFDATHSVQQPGGRGESSGGQREFVPVLARAAVAAGISGLFMETHPNPEQALSDGPNSWPLGQMAALLETLKLIDDAVKSRGFLEDTV, translated from the coding sequence ATGAAGCTGTGCAGTTTTGAAGTTGGACTCCAGCAGCCATTGTTCTTGATCGCCGGAACTTGTGTGATCGAGAGTGAAACGCTGGCGCTCGAAACCGCCGGTGTGCTCAAGGAGATTACTACGCGGTTGAAAATTCCGTTCATTTATAAATCTTCTTACGACAAGGCGAATCGTACCTCAAGCAAGAGCTTTCGCGGGCCTGGCATCGAAGAAGGTCTGCGGATTTTGGAAAAGGTGAAGCAGCAGATCGGTGTGCCGGTGCTGACCGATGTCCATGAAGATTCGCCACTGAATGAAGTCGCCGCCGTGGTGGATGTGTTGCAGACGCCGGCATTTCTGTGTCGTCAAACCAACTTCATTCAAAACGTGGCCCGGCAGGGTAAGCCCGTAAACATCAAAAAAGGCCAGTTTCTGGCGCCGTGGGACATGATTAATGTCGTCGCCAAGGCCAAAGAGGTGGGGAACGATCAGATTATGGTCTGCGATCGAGGGGTATCTTTCGGGTACAATACGCTCGTTTCTGACATGCGCGGACTGGCGATTATGCGCGAAACCGGTTGTCCGGTGGTGTTTGATGCCACGCATTCGGTGCAGCAACCCGGTGGCCGGGGCGAGAGTTCCGGTGGCCAGCGCGAATTCGTGCCGGTGCTGGCGCGGGCGGCAGTCGCGGCGGGAATTTCCGGCTTGTTCATGGAGACTCATCCCAACCCGGAACAGGCGCTCAGCGATGGCCCGAATTCCTGGCCCTTGGGACAGATGGCAGCGTTGCTCGAAACATTGAAACTGATTGACGATGCAGTGAAATCGCGTGGCTTCCTGGAAGATACGGTATAA